In the genome of Sebastes fasciatus isolate fSebFas1 chromosome 23, fSebFas1.pri, whole genome shotgun sequence, the window tttaaaatgttggattATCTATAGTCTTATCTTtactataaatattaaaatgaccATAACTTTTGAGGCTTGACCGACATATTTTATAGAAGATGAATAATCATTTATATTCTCTTCCTAGATAAAGTTTTTACTTCAGAgtttttagttgtcttctgattcaccatctagttataagcTGTGTCAATTgtagctctgagcagcagcagaaggaaatGCAGtagctctccttcacacaccgccagtgaagcagcctgataCTGAGAGGGACTTAAAAGAACTTTCTGCATTTATCAGAatgattttcttttcatgatctgtaatttcccccgttaacttttattaatgaaactattaaagtcagagagagaaggagaatctgtctgtcagcaacaaacaccgtttacatcatttatcctcatttccattcagtcacatgaggctgatatcTGAACTTCGGGTTTGATATGaattacatcatttacattttccctttagcctaataactaatgtccagtgttcaaaagacaccatagtcatattctgggttattaaataattaactcacaatcagaatatcaattaATActgacgctaataatgaataaataatataaagatattgttccagtagagatggttcctggtcctctaagcaggactcagtccacagtagaaatacagactgcaggttgcacttgtctttattagtattagtacagtttagacataaacagctgatccagctgtgatcagctgctgctgtcatcagaaacggacatcgcttcacgtgacgcttcagaggaaacaacggtctcatgtctcttaaatcgtatttcctcgtttcctctctcctcgcatggtttccttgcgtctctccatgcttccctggtgggagggactaagatgcaaggaaaagacgcaagtgagggaaacggggatgcaattaagagctttgggatgcggCTACAGAGTCCATGATGAATGTCATTAggtctgcaggtatttggtcataaaccaaagtgttggacacattaacatgttgccctgatggtggcgctagaggaaaagtcaccaGTCAGTAGGATTTATCATCATGGAAACATATTTGTTCATTACAATCcttccaatagttgttgagatatttcactctggaCCAAAGCAAAAACATGACGGTATCACCTCACTCTCTGTAAGAGATATGCTATaatgaaaagtatttaaaaagtattaaataacAACTCTCCAGTaggattgtttttgtttgcatcACAAACCGTCTTGtagaaaatactttttaaatcaattttcaTTAAATAGCATTGaagggaaacagaaaaaaaaacagctttgaaTGGAGAATTTTTGAATCAATATATTGGCCGATAAATGACATGATATTGAAGTACTGAAATGCCAAAGTGTTTAAGGTTTTAGCCTGatttgtaataattattaaaaactgAATTGAAATCATTGTGTCGTCCTCTTCGTCTGCAGGCGTCCTTCCTCACAAAGAAGCTCAACATCACAGGAAAGAGAGTGAACCTGGCCATATGGGTGAGAGCCACAGCTGTCTCTGTTGATGTTTACATGGCACCAACATAAAGTTTACGGTACAAATATGAactttattgtgtgtttttgtgtttttcaggacACAGCAGGTCAGGAGCGTTTCCATGCGTTAGGTCCCATCTACTACAGAGACTCCAATGGAGCCATCCTAGTGTACGACGTCACAGACGAAGACTCCTTTCAGAAGGTAAATACTCAACATGACTGGAGGTTTACACGAGTCTAATGCTGTTCTACTGTTCTATAATAGTAGGGGCTTGTATTAATCTCATGTTTTACTAATACTTTTAGAGTATTTACTGAAAAGAGTCTGTAGAATCAGAGCATTGgacaactttttatttgttgcagtggtggtaaaataactaagtacatttactaagTGTAATtctgaggtactttacttggagaatttccattttatgctactttatacttctactccactacatctcagagggaaatattgtactttttactcactACATTTaactgacagctgtagttacacATTaagtttattaaaacaaaatataatcaactaataaattctgtattattatagattaaactaccatcagtatataaagtcattaaaagtagctccacctttaccagctgcaacattaaagtgatgaacacattaatgcatcaatcaattataatacaataacatAAGATAGATTATTCTGCatattgagtacttttactttttggaCATTCAGTATATTTTGattcttttacttttgtacttttacttcagtaagattttgaatgcaggaggtagtattactacttttacttcagcaAAAGATCGGAGTACTTCTTCGTGCTCTTGGACAGCTTTTGAAAGTTTGAACAAGAAGTTTGGGGTATTTTTGCAGTAAAAACGTAATATATATTCTTCAAACTAAGGTACTGTAACTataagtttttatttattagtattgAGGCTTCAATAGCATATTGATTAAAAATGTAACAGCCATATTTGATATATATAACACTTTGTAGAGCTGAAATGAACACTGGACTCACCGATCAGTCCATCGACAGAAAGTTAAACGTCAATTGTGTTAAATTTATTATCAAAAATGTCAATGTCTTTGTTGTCCATCTTCTCAAATGTgtaattatgctttttttctccttttaacTTTCCTTCTTCTCGTCTTCACTTCACATCTTTTTATTCTCTCCTCCTGTTTTCTCCTTTTGGTGTAAAACATTATTTGTGAATATAAATGTCtaattgtttgtttctgtggttGCAGGTGAAGAACTGGGTGAAAGAGTTGAGGAAAATGTTGGGGAACGAGATTTGTTTATGTATAGTAGGTAAGTTATCAGAAATGATATCAATCCCATGAAACATTTACTTCATCTGAACATTTTAGAGCATCAACAACAAAAAGCAGAGTGCTCCCGTAGTTATTAATGAGCCTGATTACCACAAACAGTtccttattatattattatctcTGGATAAATGGATTAAAACTAAACATGAACACAGTTTTTATTCTCAGTAATGAAGCCATGAGTTCCAGATAAAAGATTATTGGCAGCAAAAGGCAAGTTGTAGCTGTAAATCTTTATTGTTTCGTAGAGTTCATCCATCGTGAGCCGGTTACATTTAAAACTACATCTTTTCCTCTCTGATTTAGCGTTCGTCTCACCTTAAAACTGAGCTCCATAAAATGCTCTCCAGAGTTGATAAATCATAAAACGCCATCttggctgctttttttttttgtgttgacgATATAGCAGATGGTCAACGGAGGAGACCTGCCGTGTGTGTAGCAGGAAAGTTAAGAAGACGACAGTTTCACTTTTAAAAGTCAATACAGTCGATCACACAAACCACCTGTTGtcattaacttttatttatcttatcaGAAGATGTTGTGATCATGAAATACAGATTTGATTAGCAGTTTGGAAACATCTGGTAACAGGTTCACAGTTGTATTTGCGACGGCGTATTAGAGCCAAATAAACACAGAGACAAGAGAGGGGGTAATAAtccgagaaaaaactcagaatttccaagattaaagttgtaaattatCAGACGCCCAAAGACTGCACATTAATCTATAACACTCTGACACAGGATTTTCCATCtctgaaaagttattttatCTAAGAGGGGTTTGGATTCATGTGTGACAGAAAGGATTGTTTGTTGGTCTTGTTTCCATAGCTTCTAAATACGAATTTATATGTCTGCGTGGCTTCATGAGGGAAGTTTTCCGAAGTATTTTAAGTggattatgttgttgttgtcctgGTCGTCATGTGTTTGGACCAGTTCATACTGTGGGAAAGCTGCAGTTATGAAATCTGCTGTTTTATAATGTCATTTTGGTGTTTTTGATAGAGAAGTAGTAAATAACATGAGGACATCTTCTAGAACAGTGAAGTTTGAGACTGTTTTATTCTGCATGTGGTTGAGCTGTTGGATTGTTAATACACCTGTTGAACTCAGTTCAACTTTTAGTTTACttcaaaatatagaaatattcaGCACATCGGCTGAAAAGTCAAGTTTTGTTTTCAGCTGTTTAATTCTTCCCTaatcaaaatgttttatattaacTATGGGTCATGAAACAAGCTCTAATAAACCCACCGTACTCTAGCTTCGATAACATGAAGTATCGGGCTACGGTGGCGTATTAGggctataaaaaataaaaaagactcaAATTTCCAAGATAAAAGTGGTAAACTTATGACAAATCAGATCATTTGATTTAATGATTGCTAatacaacaatataaacaaccaaatataactaatataacaaaaaattattataaaatctttaccaaccctacctttaatgtCAGAGAATATCAGAGTTGTTTTCCTTTACGTCTAAATTTAAAGTGATACATTTACGAGATAAAAGcagtttgttgttttcttctcaATAGGTCCAGTTCACGGTAATGTCTCTAAAAGGTCCGGATGcttatgataatataatatgttgatatgatgatgatattctGGGCTAAAATCATGAGTATTTCCTTTTTGCTAAATCCGATTGCAaagtataatttaattaattgggTTGTGCACTGCAGACATAATACAAAacatgaggttgatccaaccttgcaaagtgaggctaaaaacaaacaattttccagagttttttaaattaattaataaaaattcgagtttttttttctcagaataatATCCCCTTCTCtgtgtatttaaatatatatatatatataaattttttttttttcatttttacctacaatggccctactAAGCCATCCTACTAAGCTGTCCTACTACGCCGTCCTATCAGGCAGCATCTCGCATCTTTGACAGAATAATTTTAGTTTTCAGTGCAGAATTATTACATTTTCCTCTGAAATAACTTGTGTTGATATGATTGACATGATAAGAATACACAATAATCAGTTTATAGTAATAATTCAAGAGACTGTACGTATTAATTTATAAAACCCACGAGGAGTTATTATATaagataattattattattattaatattgatgTGGAAGGTGGTGATAAAAGCCAACAGTCTGTGAATAAAGTCTGTCTGTGGCATTAGATGGACAAGTGTTTTTATAATGGATTATAACGgatgaaaacaaatatttgtattaaaatGACTTCTCATGAGCAGAAATGGGACACAAGaagtttttcacatttttaaaatgacttgttttgttgTGATACGATGATATCTTTATTCTTTGTATTTCCTGCTCTGTATATATTCAACTATTATAcagaaattaatacaaaatgaattgtgtttgatttaatgagctgataaataATGAATCGGGACGTTTGACTGAATGtgtttgctttatttttctctgcaGGTAATAAAATTGATTTGGACAAAGACAGACATGTTTCAGTGGAAGACGCTGAGAggtaaaacaaatcaaaacaccatgataatgatgatgatgatgatgatgatggtgatgatggtgttatGTGAGCGTGCTCGTTATCGCTCTGTTTCTGTGTAGTTATGCCGAGTCGGTGGGAGCCAAACATTACCACACATCAGCCAAGTTAAATAAAGGCATCGAGGAGCTTTTCCTGGACCTCTGTAAACGTAAGACACATGAAACACTCTGcaaacatataatataatataatataatatgaacaTTAGAGCCGGCCGGTTTGAGATCAAGTTAATATCATAATATTTCCACAAAGTCACATTAATAACGAGATTAAGGAGAtctattaaaggaatattttgaTTTGATAAAGTGTTTATTTTGGGACTACACCTCACACAGATGTTATCTGCACTTtcttttttgggggattttaaaggaacattttggAAATCGTTGTTTGCTGTAAcagagtcagatgagaagatggATTTCACTCTATTTATTTAGCGAAATAAAAAGAATGATGCAGGAATAAAATCAACATGAAACTTTTACAATGTATGAAACAGGTTTAGCTTAATATTCAGTAAACAGTCACAGCTGCCGTTTATCATTACTGTTACTGGGTGGAAGTTTAACCCTCTGTAGTTTAACCCTCTAaaacaatagacctgttttagtcttgtttagggggttacagggggtctttagggggagatagcaggtcaacagtagatgttacatagaagtggtgtacatcatctgaaagctgagaacctttgatccctccatcctctgaatgctctaggtctgtagtttgagccatacatcctctgaatgctctaggtctgtagtttgagccatccatcctctgaatgctctaggtctctagtctgatccatccatcctctgaatgctctaggtctctagtttgatccatccatcctctgaatgcactaggtctctagtttgatccatccatcctctgaatgctctaggtctctagtttgatccattcatcctctgaatgctctaggtctctagtttgtggctgtaaagcttcatcaaatcaaatcaatttatttttgtatagcgtcaaatcacaacagaagttatctcaagacgcttttttcatgaggctgtgattatcacCACAGGTCATTCTATAAAGCGAGGTCACGTTTCACTAcagtgaaatgtctcctatggggactaacaagggacccctttgaaaatggacatgacagcttttcctcgccgtgtttggagtgttatttaacctccttcacaacaagctagtatgacgtggttggtaccggcggattctttaggttttctagtttcagaacatttgtatgaaatgtgtgtctacataaataaactgttagTATTGTTTATTTTAGGCAACTAGATTTGGAAAAACTGGGTGATGATGAACTGAAATAATTAACAAACTTGGATATAATTTTACTCTTATTTCCCACGTTATTATTGTGTCTTTAAACTTATTCTAAGTATTTAAACCTAAATAGAAGATAAATTATTGAAAAGTTGTATTAAAGTAGTTGGAGGAGGACAAGAggtcattataataataataagaatataaataaatataatactataataaaatatttgttaATTGTGATATTTGAAGGATGTTGGAGGTGTGttttaactctttgtgtgttttcagggatGATGGAGACGGCTCAGGCCGAGGAGAGGTTGAAGGGCAACGGAGCCAGCCAATCAGCATCGAGTAGGCGGGGCGTACAGATTGTTGACGACGAACCACAAGCCACGCCCGCCGGAGGATGCTGCTCTTctggctaacacacacacacacacacacacacacacacatgcttgcagacatcatattcacacacacatttactctGTTGCTCTAAATAATCCCAGCTGTGTTCATTCAGCGCTGCCTCTGCTGCTAAGGAGCATGGGAAATCCTATTTAAAATGGTTTAATCACTGTtccctccaaaataaaagtaacTCATGATCAAAATGAGCGCGTTTAAATTTGACGAAAATCACATTTTCAGCACTTTAATTACTATAATTTCCTCCAGAAGCAGCGATTAACAGTTTATACTCCCCCAAAGAAAGGCCACTACAcgtccaatatatatatacagctggttttgtgtgtttaataCATTAATGATAAAAGAGCTGAAGTAACTTTGAGGACATGAAATGGCGGCAGAGATTTATtgtgttttggggtttttttggTGGGAATTTCTCGAGGGATAAAAcgttcaaacacacactgtataaaCCTCCATTAACCATCATATTTatctaaaaatataaacatgttttcacACCCAGAGGAGCAGGAGGCGGACAGTTTGTGGTGAAATGGCACCACCTGCTGGACAAAACATTAAAGGacagatttattcaagtttatcTTAATACACTCTCACGACGTATGTGCAGAAAATACTTCACGTTGGCCTCTTCCTGACACAAATACTCTGTAAGAGAAGGAGGTTTTTAAAGTTCCTCTTAAAGAGATAGTTCAGAttgaagtgtggttgtatgaggtatttctccatagtcagtgtatttcctacagtagatggagtttgcagaaacagacatgaatacagggaactgaagccgttgtctatgctctcttcattttacctctcagaacaggagagttgctggtctaccgctacATCGGTCggttagtatgtgtgtgttattgtgcgaCTAAAGGGTCAATTCGGTTCAccgaagtcacacaataacacaaactaactatctgatcgaggcagcggtagaccagcaactcctgtgttctgagaggtaaaatgactgtttttgtgaatggagtctggtggcgtTAAAGAGAGCAATATAACAGCTCCAGTTCCCCGTAGTCCTGTCCGTTTCTCCAAACTGatcgccatctactgtaggtaatacattgactatggagaagtacttaacacaaccacacttcaaaacacctggaGTATCCCTTTAAAGTTAATATGAGGTTCAACAGTCTGGTTTAGACAAACCAGGTGAGCGTCTTCATCCTGGGAGTTGTGTGAACGTTACTGCTGGTGTTTAATCCCGGAAACAAACTGGAAGAAAACAGTGTGTGTGGAAACAAAAAGTGTTTCTTTTTATGCTAAAAGAACAACTTCACTCAGACTGTTGAAGCctcatttcactttttacacAGAATGGAGAATTTATCCTCCATCTCTGATGACAGGAGAGATCAATAACTCTTTAAACTAACCTCCCagtaacataaacaaaaatcaTTAGATTAAATAGATATAGACAGATTCAATTGAGTGTCTGTAAAATGATTTTTCTGAACATCACAAAAGGTCCAATAAAAATGTGTCTAGAGTTCTAGAAGAGATGCGTCAGTAAATTATTTTCCTAAAACCTCCATCctgctgtgaacacacacacacacgccttgTGAGTGTTGTTAATATAAACTGGAGAAAAATCTCAATTTGTCCTTTTATATGAGCAGTTTACtcttaaatattaaatacaaataaatataattcaaTTAATCCATCACCAAGAACCTGGACTTCAGTCAGAGCTGcacatttaataaacataattataaaacctgaaaattaaaaatgtttccaGTTCGAAAGAAGCTGCAGGTGATTTATGGTGAAAgctaaaagtataaaatatgaTCATTTAATAAATGAAGTCATACactaacaataaaaacaacaagaaaacacaaccgttgaacctgatttttttttttatttgttaaaatcaATTTTAGAGATTAATAAAactataaattaaaattaagcACCTCAGTTTGCTaaacaataaatatagaaacattcattaaaatgtctgtatttaacagtttagtattatttatttaaaacctgaagATATTCACTCAACgatataaaactgagaaaaactACTGATTAATTTCCTTccatcgattaattgattaatcattttagcTCGActgtaaatttaaataatttatcttcacgtcaaaacaaaaaaattagaaaTCAAGAAGTAAAACAGCAAATCTTAAACAGAACAAAACTGAAGTACTGATCAAAAACTGACAGctgtaatatattaatatataataagttCATTATTGAAACAataacatgtcagaaaatagtgaaaatatcTTAAAATTATCCAAAAACTCAAATATTCAGTTAACaaagatataaaacacagaaactaaAACCAGAGAATCGATTAATCGTCAAATAATTCATCAAAAACATTTCTGTCGATGAACTAATTGATTGATCTGTTTCTGTTTATCTGGATTTTTGGTCTGTAAcacattaatgtttttttgttaatttattctTATGATTTTCAGGTATTTAATAATGGATTCATTGTTAAGTAATTGTTAAGATAtatgatgtcttcaaattgttgttttgtccTCGAAACcgcaaaatatttaatttacaaagaTATAAAACAGCTGGAAAAATTTGATTATTATTGACATTTTactgaaaaatgacttaaaacaattaaaattcTTGTCAATTAATTCTCGTTGTAATCGATTAATTCAGCTCTAAATATAATAATGGCTTCCTCAGAATTGTGCAGCTCAGAGTTCAgctccttcctccttctcctcttcctctacatggtttttaacacacaaacacacacacacacacagataaataaatataccgTGCATGTTTGATTTCTGTAAAAGGCTTTTTTCTGTTTAACTTTTAAAAGAAATGGTGAATAAAAAACCTGAACGGCGGATTATTTAATAAGTTATATTCACGTGGCGGTGATGGAAATCTGTACATGAACAAAGTTTTCTGTGTTCTCTCtactgtgtacttttactgttgtTTTCCAGCGAGCCTGTAGCTCCATTAATCTCTCTGCTTactgaaaacaaagaaaactacAGTGACgttgtacaaaaacaaaaacatatacagGACATTTTATCGATGCACatagaagatgaagaagaagaagaagaactaaaCGCTGTCCCGTCCTCTTCATTATGGAATAATGgaaatataatgaaaatatataatgtggttgaaaaggaaaaaaatcag includes:
- the rab21 gene encoding ras-related protein Rab-21 gives rise to the protein MAARPGGTGAAGRTYSFKVVLLGEGCVGKTSLVLRYCENKFNDKHITTLQASFLTKKLNITGKRVNLAIWDTAGQERFHALGPIYYRDSNGAILVYDVTDEDSFQKVKNWVKELRKMLGNEICLCIVGNKIDLDKDRHVSVEDAESYAESVGAKHYHTSAKLNKGIEELFLDLCKRMMETAQAEERLKGNGASQSASSRRGVQIVDDEPQATPAGGCCSSG